Proteins from one Osmerus mordax isolate fOsmMor3 chromosome 21, fOsmMor3.pri, whole genome shotgun sequence genomic window:
- the LOC136965588 gene encoding uncharacterized protein, producing MDPAESSLNPFLGTRLAAGGPRSLQRRAHPKSWFLPRLQPQPEPRLQPRSCPGPLPRSCPVPLPHPEVVPPCARTKKVVPPSTQSTEAVPAGESRPPAASTQPRSCPVLQPWSCPGPLPRSCLVPLPHSEVVPPSTQSTEAVPAGESRTPAAGTRPRSCFVPQPRSCPVPQPRSCPGPPRPRSQAPPRPRSQAPPVPRARPAPGWFPGPAPASGPPAFCPASGPAPGPASDLCPASGSTPGPASALPPGRPPDLPRPSAQPPGRPSDLPRPSALPPGRPRDLPRPPALPYGTSGDVP from the exons ATGGACCCAGCAGAGAGTTCCCTGAACCCTTTCCTAGGGACCCGACTTGCTGCTGGTGGACCCCGAAGCCTGCAGCGGAGGGCCCACCCCAAGTCCTGGTTCCTACcccggctccagccccagcctgaacctcgactccagcctcggtcctgccctgggcccctgcctcgatcctgccctgtgcccctgcctcatcctgagGTTGTGCCGCCCTGTGCCCGGACGAAAAAGGTTGTGCCGCCCAGCACCCAGAGCACCGAGGCTGTTCCTGCCGGGGAGTCTCGGCCGCCTGCCGCCAGTACCCAGCCCCGTTCCTGCCCTGTACTCCAGCCTtggtcctgccctgggcccctgcctCGATCCTGCCTTGTGCCCCTGCCTCATTCTGAGGTTGTGCCGCCCAGCACCCAGAGCACCGAGGCTGTGCCTGCCGGGGAGTCTCGGACGCCTGCCGCCGGTACCCGGCCTCGTTCCTGCtttgtgccccagcctcgttcctgccctgtgccccagcctcgttcctgccct gggccccctcgtccgcgctcccaggcgccccctcgtccgcgctcccaggcgcctcctGTCCCCCGTGCCCGTCCTGCCCCCGGGTGGTTCCCTGGACCTGCTCCGGCCTCCGGGCCGCCGGCCTTCTGCCCAGCCTCCGGGCCGGCCCCCGGACCTGCGTCggacctctgccctgcctccgggtcgacccccggacctgcctctgccctgcctccgggccgacctccggacctgccccgacccTCTGCCCAGCCTCCGGGTCGACCCTCGGACCTGCcccggccctctgccctgcctccgggccgacctcgggacctgccccgaccccctgccctgccttatGGGACGTCGGGTGACGTCCCTTGA